Sequence from the Clostridium saccharobutylicum DSM 13864 genome:
AAGAACTTCTTCTGTTGTTCCTGGATATGTAGTACTTTCAAGAACTACAAGCATTCCTTTGTGTAAATATTGTGCAACACTCTTAGTTGAGTCTACAACATATGATAAATCTGGTTGCTTATATAAATCTAATGGAGTAGGTACGCAAATACAAATTGTATCTACATCTTTAACAAAACTAAAATCTGTAGTAGCTCTTAAAGTTCCCGATTCAACTAATTTCTTTAATTGCTCATCAACTACATCACCAATATAGTTTTCGCCCTTGTTAACCATGCTAACCTTTTGTTCTTGAACATCAAAACCAATAGTTTGATATCCAGCTCTAGCCTTTTCAACCGCTAATGGTAATCCAACATATCCAAGTCCAACTACACCAACTTTTGCAGTTTTATTATTTATTTTATCTAATAATTGTTGCTTTAATACTGACATCTTATACCTCCGTAATCGTATAATCTATAATTTTCATTAAAATTTTGTGTACTAATATTTAATTATTATTATTAACTATAATTTAAAGTTATTTAGCTTTCTATACATTCCACTTTTTCTTCATTTTTAGTGTATTTTTCTCCACAAGCACTGCATTTTGCATTCCCATCTTTAAATGCTAATTTTTCTCCACACTTGCACACATATCCACTTATCCTAGCTGGATTTCCAACAACTAAAGCATAATCTGGTATGTGTTTTGTAACTACTGCTCCTGCACCTACTAATGCATACTTTCCAATATTATGACCACAAACAATTGTTACATTAGCACCTATAGATGCTCCCTTACCAATTATAGTATCTTTATACTCACTTTTTCTTTCTATAAAGCTTCTTGGATTTACTACGTTCGTAAACACACAAGATGGTCCTAAAAACACATAATCTTCACAAATAACACCTGTATAAACAGATACATTGTTTTGTATCTTAACACCTTTTCCAAGCTTTACACCTGGAGAAATTACAACATTCTGCCCTATATTGCACTTTTCACCTATCTCACAGTTACCCATAACATGGGAAAAGTGCCATATTTTCGTTCCCTCACCTATTTTAACATTATCATCTACATAACTAGATTCATGTACAAAATAATTATTACTCATAATTAATTCCTCTCAGTATTATTTAAATATTTTATTTAAACAAATTTAAATAACTATTATCAATAATTAAGATAATTATTTCTTAATAGCATCAACTATATAATCAACTTGTTCATCAGTTAATTCTGGATAAACTGGTATTGCGAAAGTTCTATGTGAAAGATATTCTGCTACTGGCATATCTCCTTCTTTATAACCAAGGTTCTTATATACCTTTTGTAAATGTAATGGAACAGGATAATATACACCTGTTGCTACGCCTTTTTCTTTAAGTTTACTTAACATAGCTTCCCTATCTTCACTTTGAAGTATATACATATGATATACTGGCTCATTTTCTTCTTTTATTACTGGAGTTACTAAATTTGTATCTTTTAATTTTTCATCATATATTTTTGCAATTTCTCTTCTTCTTGCATTCCATCTATCTAAATGTGGTAATTTCACTCTTAAAATTGCAGCTTGAATAGCATCTAATCTTGTGTTATATCCAATTAAATAGTTATAATATTTTAATGGATTATATACTGTATCATCTGCATTTTGAACTGTAGCTACTTCTTCAGTTATGTTGTTTAATAGATTGTAAGCTTTTTGACCATTTTCTCCACTTCCATGAGTTCTCAAAGCTCTTGCTATTGTTGCTATATCATCATCCGATGTTACTATCATACCACCATCACCAGCGCATCCAAGGTTCTTTGTTGGGAAAAATGAGAAACAAGCCACGTCACCAAGTGTCCCTATATTTCTGCCCTTATATTTAGAACCTACAGCCTGACAAGCATCTTCAATCACTTTTAAGTTATGTTTTTTAGCTATTTCATTTATTTCATCCATTCTAGCACTTTGACCAAAGATATGTACTGGAACAATAGCTTTTGTCTTACTTGTAATCTTTTCTTCTATTTTACTTGGATCTATATCAAATGTGTCTTTTTCTACATCTACAAACACTGGTATTGCTCCTACAGCTGAAATAGTCTCTGCTGTAGCAAAAAAAGTAAATGGTGTAGTTATTACTTCATCACCTTCTCCTATACCTAAAGATTTTAATGCAATAACTAATGCATCAGTTCCATTTCCTACTGATATTGCATGTTTAACACCAACATATTCTGCAAATTCTTTTTCAAATTCAGTTACATTCTTACCCATGATATAACCTGCAGAAGAAAGAACCTCTTTAGTTACTCTATCTAAATCTTCAGCAATAGACTTATATTGAGCTTTTAAATCAATTAATGGAATATTCATTTTTCCTCGCTCCTTAACTCTACTTTATAATATATTATTTAACAAATATCTTCTTTAAGGCACATTCACAAAAATAACAAGTCCATGTACCTAAAGTAATTTGTTCCATTAGACTAACATGAATATTTTAACATACTTAATTAGATAAATAAATAAACTTTTTGTTTTATAAAATCATATAAAAACAAACAACAAATCAAATATTGTCACATAAATACTTATTTATTGGATACCATTCATTCGGTAACAACA
This genomic interval carries:
- a CDS encoding acyltransferase; its protein translation is MSNNYFVHESSYVDDNVKIGEGTKIWHFSHVMGNCEIGEKCNIGQNVVISPGVKLGKGVKIQNNVSVYTGVICEDYVFLGPSCVFTNVVNPRSFIERKSEYKDTIIGKGASIGANVTIVCGHNIGKYALVGAGAVVTKHIPDYALVVGNPARISGYVCKCGEKLAFKDGNAKCSACGEKYTKNEEKVECIES
- a CDS encoding DegT/DnrJ/EryC1/StrS family aminotransferase; amino-acid sequence: MNIPLIDLKAQYKSIAEDLDRVTKEVLSSAGYIMGKNVTEFEKEFAEYVGVKHAISVGNGTDALVIALKSLGIGEGDEVITTPFTFFATAETISAVGAIPVFVDVEKDTFDIDPSKIEEKITSKTKAIVPVHIFGQSARMDEINEIAKKHNLKVIEDACQAVGSKYKGRNIGTLGDVACFSFFPTKNLGCAGDGGMIVTSDDDIATIARALRTHGSGENGQKAYNLLNNITEEVATVQNADDTVYNPLKYYNYLIGYNTRLDAIQAAILRVKLPHLDRWNARRREIAKIYDEKLKDTNLVTPVIKEENEPVYHMYILQSEDREAMLSKLKEKGVATGVYYPVPLHLQKVYKNLGYKEGDMPVAEYLSHRTFAIPVYPELTDEQVDYIVDAIKK